The Gemmatimonadaceae bacterium genome window below encodes:
- the lon gene encoding endopeptidase La, which yields MLTIVRGDETFDVPDRLPVMPLRDVVVFPYMVIPLLVGRPGSLAAIEQAIAGDRWIFLVAQRDGDVQEPHASTLYRTGVVGRVLQVSRLANGTTKVLLEGVARARAARYTPGGALLRAAVTADPLRAESTAASDDAMSRRAASLFEEYVGLHRRLPAEVLSLVQGSESRERLAYAIAAHLQVRHMVRQNLLESPSFASLTERLAAVLTAEIEILRLERKIENDVRGSLFQNQREFYLQEQLKAIHRELGQEDSDDFDELESAIASKGLPEHARERAERELRKLRRTPPLSPESTVGRNYLDWLLGLPWTERTDDLLDVSRAQAVLDEDHFGLQDVKERILDYIAVLALVGKLEGPILCLVGPPGVGKTSLGRSIARALGRRFARMSLGGVRDEAEIRGHRRTYIGSLPGRVLQAMRRAGVVNPVILLDEVDKMGQDWRGDPAAALLEVLDPEQNRAFSDHYLDVEYDLSQVLFITTANSLGQVPEPLRDRMEIIRLPGYVDHEKHAIARQYLVPRQLRTHGIDPALVTIQPDTLTEIARGYTREAGVRELERRIARIARKLARRAAANPAVTATPITIAPQDLVGLLGVRPYDDDRTQLEDRVGVATGLAFTSVGGDLLEIEVAVVRGRGRLQLTGTLGDVLKESAGAALSYARSRASLLGIDADFARGRDIHVHIPAGATPKDGPSAGIAIATALVSALTGAAVRGDTAMTGEVTLRGRVLPIGGLKEKLVAARRAGVAHIIMPAANARELDEIAPDIREGLTFHPVSTMDEVLSLALRADRHVDTGMAVSDVAH from the coding sequence ATGCTCACCATCGTCCGCGGCGACGAAACCTTCGACGTTCCTGACCGCCTGCCGGTGATGCCGCTGCGGGACGTGGTGGTGTTTCCGTACATGGTCATCCCGCTGCTCGTAGGGCGGCCGGGATCGCTCGCGGCCATCGAGCAGGCGATAGCCGGCGACCGCTGGATTTTCCTGGTTGCCCAACGCGACGGCGACGTGCAGGAACCGCACGCGTCCACTCTGTACCGCACCGGCGTCGTTGGGCGGGTACTGCAGGTCTCGCGGCTGGCCAACGGGACGACGAAGGTGTTGCTGGAAGGCGTCGCGCGCGCACGTGCGGCGCGATACACGCCGGGCGGCGCTCTCTTGCGGGCCGCGGTGACCGCGGACCCGCTGCGGGCGGAGTCGACCGCGGCCTCGGACGACGCCATGTCGCGGCGGGCGGCCAGCCTGTTCGAGGAATACGTCGGGCTGCACCGGCGGCTTCCGGCCGAAGTGTTGTCGCTCGTACAGGGCAGCGAATCGCGCGAGCGGCTCGCCTACGCGATCGCGGCGCATCTGCAGGTGCGGCATATGGTGCGGCAGAATCTCCTGGAGTCGCCGTCGTTCGCGTCGCTCACCGAGCGGCTGGCGGCGGTGCTCACAGCCGAGATCGAGATCCTGCGGCTCGAGCGCAAGATCGAGAACGACGTGCGGGGCTCGCTGTTTCAGAATCAGCGCGAGTTCTACCTGCAGGAGCAGCTCAAGGCGATTCACCGCGAGCTGGGCCAGGAAGACAGCGACGATTTCGACGAGCTGGAGTCGGCGATCGCGTCGAAAGGGCTGCCCGAGCACGCGCGGGAGCGAGCCGAGCGCGAGCTGAGAAAGCTGCGCCGTACGCCGCCGCTGTCGCCCGAGTCGACCGTTGGGCGCAACTATCTCGACTGGCTGTTGGGGCTCCCGTGGACGGAGCGCACGGACGATTTGCTGGACGTGTCGCGCGCGCAGGCGGTGCTCGACGAGGATCACTTCGGGCTGCAGGACGTGAAGGAGCGGATCCTCGACTACATCGCGGTGCTGGCGTTGGTCGGGAAGCTCGAGGGGCCGATCCTGTGCCTGGTCGGCCCGCCCGGGGTCGGCAAGACGTCGTTGGGCAGGTCGATCGCCCGTGCGTTAGGCAGGCGCTTCGCCCGCATGTCGTTGGGCGGCGTGCGCGACGAAGCCGAGATCCGCGGGCATCGCCGCACGTACATCGGGTCGCTGCCCGGCCGCGTGCTCCAGGCGATGCGGCGCGCCGGCGTCGTCAACCCGGTGATTCTGCTCGATGAGGTCGACAAGATGGGACAGGATTGGCGCGGCGACCCGGCGGCGGCGCTGCTCGAAGTCCTCGACCCCGAGCAGAACCGCGCGTTCAGCGATCACTACCTCGATGTCGAATACGACCTGTCGCAGGTGCTGTTCATCACGACGGCCAATTCGTTAGGCCAGGTTCCGGAGCCGCTGCGCGACCGCATGGAGATCATCCGGCTCCCGGGCTACGTGGACCACGAGAAACACGCCATCGCGCGGCAGTACCTGGTCCCGCGGCAGCTGCGGACCCACGGGATCGACCCGGCCCTGGTGACCATCCAGCCGGATACGCTCACGGAAATCGCGCGGGGCTACACGCGCGAAGCCGGCGTGCGCGAGCTCGAGCGCCGCATCGCGCGCATCGCCCGCAAGCTGGCCCGGCGCGCGGCCGCCAACCCCGCCGTGACCGCGACGCCGATCACCATCGCGCCCCAGGATCTCGTCGGCTTGCTGGGCGTGCGGCCGTATGACGACGATCGGACGCAGCTCGAGGATCGGGTGGGGGTGGCCACGGGCCTCGCGTTCACGTCGGTCGGCGGCGATCTGCTCGAGATCGAGGTGGCGGTGGTGCGCGGGCGGGGCCGCCTGCAATTGACGGGTACGTTAGGCGACGTGCTCAAGGAATCCGCCGGCGCGGCGCTAAGCTACGCGCGGTCGCGCGCCAGCTTGTTGGGCATCGACGCGGATTTTGCCCGCGGCCGCGACATCCACGTGCACATTCCCGCCGGCGCGACGCCCAAGGATGGCCCGTCCGCCGGCATCGCGATCGCGACCGCGCTCGTGAGCGCGCTCACCGGCGCGGCCGTGCGCGGCGACACGGCGATGACCGGCGAGGTCACCCTCCGCGGACGCGTGCTGCCCATCGGCGGACTCAAGGAGAAGCTCGTCGCGGCCCGGCGGGCGGGCGTCGCGCACATCATCATGCCGGCGGCCAACGCACGCGAGCTGGACGAGATCGCGCCCGACATTCGCGAGGGGCTGACGTTCCATCCGGTGTCGACGATGGACGAGGTGTTGTCACTCGCGCTGCGCGCGGACCGCCACGTCGATACCGGCATGGCGGTGTCCGATGTCGCGCACTGA